A window of Tissierellales bacterium contains these coding sequences:
- a CDS encoding spore coat protein, which yields MQEKDIVDDILSGTKASLNSYAKAISECANQQLRNTFTQLRNADEQFQYQLFQIAEQKGYYTPAPTANQKDIQEIKTGLSGGTDSLQ from the coding sequence ATGCAAGAGAAAGATATAGTAGATGATATTTTATCAGGGACTAAGGCAAGTTTAAATAGTTATGCAAAAGCTATTTCTGAATGTGCCAATCAACAACTTAGAAATACTTTTACTCAACTTAGAAATGCTGATGAACAATTTCAATACCAACTATTCCAAATAGCAGAACAAAAAGGCTATTATACGCCTGCACCAACAGCAAACCAAAAAGATATACAAGAAATTAAAACCGGATTATCAGGAGGAACTGATTCATTACAATAA
- a CDS encoding 4a-hydroxytetrahydrobiopterin dehydratase — protein sequence MSDLLSKQCIPCSIGAPTLNDEEINKYLKSLKEGWKVIDSKKIEKTYKFKNFVEALDFTNKVGELAEKEGHHPDIHLSWGKVVIQLWTHKIDGLHENDFILAAKIDET from the coding sequence ATGAGCGATTTACTATCCAAACAATGTATTCCCTGTAGTATTGGTGCTCCTACCTTAAACGACGAAGAAATAAATAAATATTTAAAATCATTAAAGGAAGGATGGAAGGTAATAGATTCTAAGAAAATAGAAAAAACCTATAAGTTTAAAAATTTTGTGGAAGCTTTAGATTTTACTAATAAAGTTGGAGAGTTAGCAGAAAAAGAAGGTCACCATCCAGATATTCATCTCTCTTGGGGGAAAGTAGTAATTCAGCTTTGGACACATAAAATTGATGGTCTTCATGAAAATGATTTTATTTTAGCAGCCAAAATTGACGAAACCTAA
- the pyrB gene encoding aspartate carbamoyltransferase, with the protein MSKVKHLIDPQDISLDEINELIQLGEEISNNPERYNNVCNGKILGTLFYEPSTRTRLSFESAMIRLGGQVIGFSEIGSSSIMKGESIPDTVRTIGSYVDIIAMRHPKEGAPKYASYFSPVPLINAGDGGHQHPTQTLTDLITIHKVKGGFSNLTIGFCGDLKFGRTVHSLIKAMSRYTNISFILISPNELKVPNYIKTEILDKNNLKYIEVEKLEDLIQELDILYMTRVQKERFFNEADYIRLKDSYILDKSKMELAKKDLIVLHPLPRVNEISYEVDKDPRACYFMQVKYGMYARMALISKLLEVM; encoded by the coding sequence ATGTCAAAGGTTAAGCATTTAATAGATCCACAAGATATTTCTTTAGATGAGATAAATGAATTAATACAATTAGGAGAAGAGATTTCTAATAATCCAGAAAGGTATAATAATGTATGCAATGGTAAAATACTTGGAACTCTTTTCTATGAACCTAGTACTAGAACAAGACTAAGTTTTGAATCAGCAATGATTAGATTGGGAGGTCAAGTCATTGGATTTTCAGAAATTGGTTCCAGCTCAATTATGAAAGGTGAAAGCATACCAGATACTGTTAGAACTATAGGCTCTTATGTAGATATTATTGCTATGAGACATCCTAAAGAAGGAGCTCCTAAATACGCATCTTATTTTTCACCAGTTCCGTTAATAAATGCAGGTGATGGCGGACATCAACATCCTACCCAAACACTAACTGACCTTATAACTATTCATAAAGTGAAAGGTGGTTTTTCTAATTTAACTATTGGATTTTGTGGAGATTTAAAGTTTGGTAGAACAGTACATTCATTAATTAAAGCTATGTCAAGATATACAAACATTTCTTTTATATTAATATCCCCTAATGAACTAAAAGTACCTAATTATATAAAAACTGAAATATTAGACAAGAACAATTTAAAATATATAGAAGTTGAAAAACTAGAAGATTTAATACAAGAGTTAGATATTCTATATATGACTAGAGTACAGAAAGAAAGATTTTTTAATGAGGCAGACTATATTAGGCTTAAAGATAGTTATATTTTAGATAAAAGTAAAATGGAATTAGCTAAAAAAGACTTAATTGTATTACATCCTTTACCAAGAGTTAATGAAATAAGTTATGAAGTAGATAAGGATCCTAGAGCTTGCTATTTTATGCAAGTGAAATATGGTATGTATGCCAGAATGGCTCTTATTTCAAAACTTTTGGAGGTGATGTAA
- a CDS encoding ATP-binding cassette domain-containing protein: MINIKDLSKEFNNNDKSLYALNKVNLHIKRGEIFGIIGLSGAGKSTLIRCLNRLEEPTEGKIYIDNLEVTSLNKDELRALRKDTSMIFQHFNLLSSKTVFQNVGFPLELEGIDRNQISNKVNTLLEYVGLMDKKDVYPSQLSGGQKQRVAIARALVNEPKILLSDEGTSALDPQTTNSILHLLKKIRDEFGVTIVLITHEMEVVKDICDRVAIMEDGKIIEVNTVEELFKNPQTKTAKSFIDNLKIVSNEEIILPNDGNGKLLRLSFTGKSAKKPVVSNMIKSFNLDVNILAGNINELTTTSVGYLIIQLKGNKSEIDKSINWLKNQGVNTEVIK; this comes from the coding sequence ATGATTAATATAAAAGATTTATCAAAAGAATTTAATAATAATGACAAGAGTCTTTATGCCTTAAATAAAGTAAATCTTCATATAAAAAGAGGAGAAATCTTTGGAATAATTGGTTTAAGTGGTGCTGGAAAATCTACATTGATTCGATGTTTAAATAGACTGGAGGAACCAACAGAAGGAAAAATATATATAGATAATTTAGAGGTTACTAGTTTAAACAAAGATGAATTAAGAGCTTTGCGAAAAGATACTAGTATGATTTTTCAACATTTCAACCTACTATCGTCTAAAACAGTTTTTCAAAATGTAGGTTTCCCTTTAGAATTAGAAGGAATTGATAGAAACCAAATATCAAATAAAGTAAATACTCTATTAGAATACGTTGGGTTAATGGATAAAAAAGATGTATATCCTTCACAATTAAGTGGTGGTCAAAAACAAAGAGTTGCTATTGCTAGAGCTTTAGTCAATGAACCAAAGATTCTTCTTAGTGACGAAGGAACATCAGCTTTAGATCCACAGACTACAAATTCTATTCTTCATCTTTTAAAAAAGATACGAGATGAGTTTGGCGTAACTATTGTACTAATAACTCATGAAATGGAAGTGGTGAAAGATATTTGTGATAGGGTTGCAATTATGGAGGATGGAAAAATAATTGAGGTAAATACAGTAGAAGAATTATTTAAAAATCCTCAAACTAAAACCGCAAAGTCTTTTATAGATAATTTAAAAATAGTTTCAAATGAAGAAATAATACTACCTAATGATGGTAATGGAAAACTACTTAGATTAAGTTTTACAGGAAAAAGTGCAAAGAAACCTGTCGTTTCAAATATGATAAAAAGTTTTAATTTGGATGTAAATATTCTTGCTGGGAATATAAATGAATTAACTACTACAAGTGTAGGCTATTTAATTATCCAATTAAAAGGAAATAAGTCCGAAATAGATAAATCAATAAATTGGCTTAAAAATCAAGGAGTTAATACAGAGGTGATAAAGTGA
- the pyrE gene encoding orotate phosphoribosyltransferase, translating into MVIELLKETEALLEGHFLLSSGKHSNKYVQCAKLLQYPDKAEKAIKVIVGKLENVGFDIVVGPAMGGIVVSYEIGRQTGKPSIFTERIDGEMVLRRGFKVEKGQKVLIGEDVITTGKSSLETIKAIEKLGGEVVGVASIVDRSNEDFSYPIFSGTKLKIDTYSESECPMCEKEIPYGKPGSRNNP; encoded by the coding sequence ATGGTTATTGAATTATTAAAAGAAACAGAGGCTCTTTTAGAAGGACACTTTTTATTGTCCTCAGGAAAACATAGTAATAAGTATGTTCAATGTGCAAAACTTTTACAATATCCAGACAAAGCTGAGAAAGCAATAAAAGTAATAGTTGGGAAGTTAGAGAATGTAGGTTTTGATATTGTCGTTGGACCGGCTATGGGTGGTATAGTAGTTAGTTATGAAATTGGACGACAAACAGGAAAACCTAGTATATTCACAGAAAGAATTGACGGGGAAATGGTTTTAAGGAGAGGATTTAAAGTAGAAAAAGGTCAAAAAGTTTTAATTGGAGAAGATGTTATAACTACTGGTAAATCTTCCTTAGAAACTATAAAAGCTATTGAAAAATTAGGTGGAGAAGTAGTAGGGGTAGCCTCTATAGTAGATAGAAGTAATGAGGATTTTTCATACCCTATATTTAGTGGTACAAAACTTAAAATTGATACTTATAGTGAAAGTGAATGTCCTATGTGTGAAAAAGAGATTCCTTATGGAAAACCTGGAAGTAGAAATAACCCCTAA
- the pyrF gene encoding orotidine-5'-phosphate decarboxylase: MIIDRLYEEVERKGNVCIGLDTDINYIPNKLKEEYLSLSDAIFQFNKTIVDGTIDIVPCYKVQIAFYEAYGLEGMKAYKKTLDYIRKKGSIVIADVKRGDISSTAKMYAKAHFEGDFESDFITLNPYMGFDSIIPYLEYLEKGQKGLFVLLKTSNEGAKDIQYLDIKGKKVYNHVGEKLLEIGSRYMGSSGYSLIGGVVGATYLDEGIEIRQKYNSMFFLIPGYGVQGGRGKDVSLYLKSRNGGIVNSSRGIITAYKKYDDGEEKFDYYARKAVLTMREDIENAAKL, from the coding sequence TTGATAATAGATAGATTATATGAAGAGGTGGAGAGAAAGGGTAATGTTTGTATAGGGTTGGACACAGATATAAACTATATTCCTAATAAACTAAAAGAGGAATATTTATCTTTAAGTGACGCTATCTTTCAATTTAATAAAACCATAGTAGATGGAACAATAGATATAGTTCCATGCTACAAAGTGCAAATAGCTTTTTATGAAGCCTATGGATTGGAAGGTATGAAGGCTTATAAAAAAACATTAGACTATATAAGAAAAAAAGGTTCTATAGTTATAGCAGATGTGAAGAGAGGAGATATTTCTTCAACAGCTAAGATGTATGCAAAAGCTCATTTTGAAGGGGATTTTGAAAGTGATTTTATTACTTTAAATCCTTATATGGGTTTTGACAGTATTATCCCCTATTTAGAATATTTAGAAAAGGGTCAAAAAGGTTTGTTTGTACTTCTTAAAACTTCTAATGAGGGAGCAAAGGATATTCAATATTTAGATATAAAGGGAAAGAAAGTTTATAATCATGTAGGAGAAAAACTATTAGAAATAGGTTCAAGATATATGGGATCAAGTGGGTACAGTTTAATAGGCGGTGTAGTAGGTGCAACTTATTTAGATGAAGGAATAGAAATAAGACAGAAATATAATAGCATGTTTTTCCTTATACCAGGCTATGGTGTTCAAGGGGGACGGGGAAAGGATGTTAGCTTATATTTAAAAAGTAGAAACGGGGGAATTGTTAACTCATCTAGAGGTATTATTACAGCTTATAAAAAATATGATGACGGGGAAGAGAAATTTGATTATTATGCACGGAAAGCTGTATTAACTATGAGGGAGGATATAGAAAATGCAGCTAAACTATAA
- a CDS encoding dihydroorotase, translating to MEILIKGGKLIDCNKSTRGDIYIKNEKIEAIGSNLNYNCKTIKAEGLVVLPAFIDMHAHFRDPGYTYKEDIYTGSLAALKGGYTLVNLMGNTNPVCSSMDTVEYILEKSKKIDLIDIHQTVSITGNFDGKNIDHIDNLDNRVKVLSDDGKGVLSNNTMYRAMIKAKEKDLIILSHAEDEYLTLIDNRLSENIMTLRDIYLSKVTGAKLHIAHVSTKEAMEEIIKAKREKFNITCEVTPHHIALHDYDYKVNPPIRKKEDTKALIKAIQEGFVDVISTDHAPHTEKDKEKGACGISGIETAFSICYTILVKKGYISLNKLSQLMSANPSRLMKSNKGKIDIGYDGDLVLVDLNNKVKVNSKNFISKGKNTPFYGKEYLGEIIATIKSGEIKYSNGGIEIDNR from the coding sequence ATGGAAATATTAATTAAAGGTGGAAAATTAATAGATTGTAACAAGAGCACTAGAGGGGATATTTACATAAAGAATGAGAAGATAGAGGCTATAGGTTCTAATTTAAACTATAATTGTAAGACTATAAAAGCTGAAGGTTTAGTAGTTCTTCCTGCCTTTATAGATATGCATGCCCATTTTAGAGACCCTGGATATACTTATAAGGAGGATATTTATACGGGAAGTTTAGCTGCATTAAAAGGAGGTTATACCTTAGTAAATTTAATGGGGAATACTAATCCTGTTTGTAGTTCTATGGATACGGTAGAATATATTTTAGAAAAGTCTAAAAAAATAGATTTAATAGATATTCATCAAACAGTATCTATAACAGGGAATTTTGATGGAAAAAACATAGATCATATTGATAATCTTGATAACAGGGTAAAGGTATTATCCGATGATGGCAAAGGAGTATTGTCTAATAATACTATGTATAGGGCCATGATTAAAGCAAAAGAGAAAGATTTAATTATATTGTCCCATGCAGAAGATGAATACTTAACCTTAATAGATAATAGACTTTCAGAAAATATAATGACTTTAAGGGATATATATTTATCAAAAGTAACAGGCGCCAAACTTCACATAGCTCATGTCAGTACTAAAGAAGCCATGGAGGAAATTATAAAAGCAAAGAGGGAAAAATTTAATATAACTTGTGAAGTAACGCCTCACCATATAGCATTGCATGACTATGATTATAAGGTAAATCCACCTATTAGAAAAAAGGAGGATACTAAAGCATTAATTAAGGCAATACAAGAAGGGTTTGTAGACGTTATAAGTACAGATCATGCTCCTCATACAGAGAAAGATAAGGAAAAAGGTGCCTGTGGCATATCAGGAATAGAAACAGCTTTTTCCATATGCTATACTATTTTAGTTAAAAAAGGTTATATTTCCTTAAACAAATTATCTCAACTAATGTCAGCCAATCCATCTAGACTTATGAAGTCTAATAAAGGAAAGATTGATATAGGCTACGATGGAGATTTAGTATTGGTGGATTTAAATAATAAGGTAAAGGTTAATAGTAAAAACTTTATATCAAAAGGTAAAAATACTCCTTTTTATGGAAAAGAGTATCTTGGTGAAATAATAGCCACTATAAAAAGTGGGGAAATAAAATATTCTAATGGGGGGATAGAAATTGATAATAGATAG
- a CDS encoding methionine ABC transporter permease yields the protein MVFSSTIFSLLLGFPLGTLLVITEKNSLWEKPILNQILNGIINILRSIPFIILMILVFPLSKLIVHKTTGTTATIVPLSIAAAPFVARIIESALKEVDQGIVEASLSMGATVPQIIFKVLIPEAMPSLVMGITLTIINLIGFSAMAGAIGGGGLGNLAIRYGLYRFEKDIMFVSVGIIILLVQVIQLLGNKLAKSIDKK from the coding sequence ATGGTATTTTCATCTACAATATTTTCTTTATTATTAGGTTTTCCTCTTGGAACCCTTTTAGTAATAACAGAAAAAAATAGTTTATGGGAAAAACCTATTTTAAATCAAATTCTTAATGGAATAATTAATATTCTTCGATCTATTCCTTTTATTATTTTAATGATTTTAGTTTTTCCATTATCAAAATTAATTGTACACAAAACTACAGGAACTACTGCTACAATAGTGCCACTATCTATTGCTGCTGCACCTTTCGTTGCAAGAATTATAGAAAGTGCATTAAAAGAAGTAGATCAAGGAATAGTAGAAGCAAGTCTTTCTATGGGAGCTACTGTACCTCAAATAATATTTAAAGTGCTTATACCTGAAGCAATGCCTTCACTGGTAATGGGTATAACTCTAACTATTATAAATTTAATTGGATTCTCTGCTATGGCAGGGGCTATAGGAGGTGGAGGACTGGGAAACTTAGCAATTCGTTATGGTTTATATAGGTTTGAAAAAGATATTATGTTTGTATCTGTTGGAATAATTATATTGCTAGTTCAAGTTATTCAATTATTGGGAAACAAATTAGCAAAATCTATTGACAAAAAATAA
- a CDS encoding YkuS family protein: protein MSKKIVVENILTPHIEFLKDSGYNVYTLNKNANLNEITSPEYKAIIVSGLDVLSTNGADYNNPSAPIIEAKGQTPEEIYNLLESRYQ, encoded by the coding sequence ATGAGCAAAAAAATAGTTGTAGAAAATATATTAACACCCCATATTGAATTTTTAAAAGACTCTGGCTATAATGTTTATACTTTAAATAAAAACGCAAATTTAAACGAAATTACATCGCCAGAATACAAAGCTATTATCGTGTCGGGGTTAGATGTTCTTAGTACTAATGGAGCCGATTATAATAATCCATCAGCTCCCATTATTGAAGCTAAAGGTCAAACTCCTGAAGAAATATATAATCTTTTAGAAAGTCGATATCAGTAG
- a CDS encoding aspartate carbamoyltransferase regulatory subunit, with protein sequence MLYIDSIRKGIVIDHIKVGCGFKIFKYLKLDKADFTVALIMNAPSKKYGRKDMIKIENTINIDLRMLGFIDPNITVNIIENEKITEKINLSLPTRVENIIKCKNPRCITSSERYIMHRFILIDEEKGIYKCEYCDHIYSWEG encoded by the coding sequence ATGTTATACATTGATAGTATTAGAAAAGGTATAGTTATAGATCATATAAAAGTAGGATGTGGATTTAAAATATTTAAATATCTAAAATTAGATAAAGCAGATTTTACAGTTGCCTTAATTATGAATGCACCAAGTAAAAAATATGGCAGAAAAGATATGATAAAAATTGAAAATACTATAAATATTGATTTAAGAATGTTAGGATTTATTGATCCTAATATTACAGTAAATATAATAGAGAATGAGAAAATTACAGAAAAAATAAATTTATCTCTTCCTACAAGAGTCGAAAATATTATAAAGTGTAAAAATCCGAGATGTATTACATCATCAGAAAGGTATATTATGCACAGATTTATTTTAATTGATGAGGAAAAAGGAATTTATAAATGTGAATATTGTGACCATATTTATTCTTGGGAGGGATAG
- a CDS encoding dihydroorotate dehydrogenase, producing the protein MINTKVNISGIEFKNPVIAASGTFGFGREYEGLFPLSKLGGICTKGLTLSKKEGNKGIRIYETTGGMLNSIGLQNPGVDEFIEDELSYMEKQNTVIIANVGGSSVEEYVKAVEKLNNTNISMIELNISCPNVKEGGMAFGIKSDIAFKVVSEVRKVCKKPLIVKLSPNAEDIVDMAEKCCRAGADSISLVNTFNGMAIDINKRKPVFNNITAGLSGPCIKPIALRMVYEVAKAVDIPVIGIGGILDYEDALEFIMAGAWAIQVGSGNFIKPGLTVDIIEGIENYMKEEGINSIKEIRGIVRR; encoded by the coding sequence ATGATTAATACTAAGGTAAATATATCTGGTATAGAATTTAAAAATCCTGTAATTGCTGCTTCTGGAACTTTTGGTTTTGGTAGGGAATACGAGGGGTTGTTTCCCTTGTCAAAACTAGGAGGCATTTGTACAAAAGGTCTTACATTAAGTAAAAAAGAAGGAAATAAAGGTATTAGAATTTATGAAACCACTGGTGGAATGCTCAATAGTATAGGGTTGCAAAACCCAGGGGTAGATGAATTTATAGAAGATGAATTATCTTATATGGAAAAACAAAATACTGTCATTATAGCAAATGTAGGTGGAAGTAGTGTTGAGGAATATGTGAAGGCTGTTGAAAAACTGAATAATACTAATATATCTATGATTGAATTAAATATTTCCTGCCCCAATGTTAAAGAAGGTGGCATGGCTTTTGGCATAAAATCAGATATTGCCTTTAAAGTCGTATCTGAAGTAAGAAAGGTTTGCAAGAAACCTTTAATAGTGAAACTGTCTCCTAATGCAGAAGATATAGTAGATATGGCAGAAAAATGTTGTAGGGCAGGAGCAGATAGTATATCTTTAGTTAATACATTTAATGGAATGGCTATAGATATTAATAAAAGAAAACCTGTATTTAATAATATAACAGCAGGACTCTCTGGGCCTTGTATAAAACCTATAGCTTTAAGAATGGTATATGAGGTAGCTAAAGCTGTAGATATACCGGTTATTGGTATAGGAGGAATATTAGACTATGAAGATGCATTAGAGTTTATAATGGCGGGGGCGTGGGCAATACAAGTAGGCAGTGGAAACTTTATAAAACCTGGTTTAACTGTAGATATTATTGAAGGAATAGAAAATTATATGAAAGAGGAAGGAATAAATTCAATTAAAGAAATTAGAGGGATTGTGAGGAGGTAA
- a CDS encoding cupin domain-containing protein yields the protein MNNGVKVILEGFTKSYVKKTKEPSDFSFGFKVDNNWYYIFIQKDGEFEVIKEEPPKDKLYFTTDSETLKKIYNGKMAIMTAMGRARWDDPTPLDIKNLEDFPQDINPYAFVFKYFTIGQPEKIKLKNEYARIIHGGYAIPIVYDEGLRTGWYRIEEGMIINEEESQQTNPFPTLIIAIEGTGTAKIGDKEYTLEKGDAYHISPNIPHMFWTNDKNGFEFIIIMYGENA from the coding sequence ATGAATAATGGTGTTAAGGTTATATTAGAAGGATTCACTAAGTCCTATGTTAAAAAAACAAAAGAGCCAAGTGATTTTAGTTTTGGTTTTAAGGTAGACAACAATTGGTATTACATATTTATTCAAAAAGATGGTGAGTTTGAAGTAATAAAAGAGGAACCACCAAAAGATAAGCTTTATTTTACCACAGACAGTGAAACCCTTAAAAAAATATATAATGGAAAAATGGCGATTATGACCGCCATGGGTAGAGCCCGTTGGGATGATCCTACACCTTTAGATATAAAAAATTTAGAAGACTTCCCGCAAGATATAAATCCTTATGCTTTTGTATTTAAATACTTTACCATAGGCCAACCTGAAAAAATAAAATTAAAAAACGAATATGCTCGAATTATCCATGGCGGCTATGCTATCCCAATTGTTTATGACGAGGGTCTTAGAACAGGTTGGTATCGAATTGAAGAAGGGATGATTATTAATGAAGAAGAGTCTCAACAAACAAATCCTTTCCCAACATTAATAATTGCTATAGAAGGTACAGGAACTGCCAAAATAGGAGATAAAGAATATACCTTAGAAAAAGGAGATGCCTACCATATCTCCCCTAATATTCCTCATATGTTTTGGACTAATGATAAAAATGGTTTTGAGTTCATAATTATTATGTATGGAGAAAATGCCTAA
- a CDS encoding DegV family protein encodes MIKLNKIKIFTDSTSDLSKELIEQNNISIIPLHIHFNDEEYKDNVDLTQEELYKKVEEYNILPKTSAPSPQEFIEAFRPYIEKGYDIIYIGLSSKMSATIQNALIAKSEFPSANIEVVDSYNLSSGIGLLVMKACDFREQGLNLQEIAKELRKLVPKVRSSFIIDTLDYLHKGGRCSSVANFVGGILKIKPVVAVADGEMFLSHKIRGKRKKVIDTMLKESLKNKNKMDEKRVFITHSQGGDAVNYLKEELERSINVENIHITDAGCVISSHCGPGTVGILYIEK; translated from the coding sequence GTGATTAAATTGAACAAAATAAAAATATTTACAGACAGTACAAGTGATTTATCAAAAGAACTTATTGAACAAAATAATATTTCTATTATTCCTTTACACATCCATTTTAATGATGAGGAGTATAAGGACAATGTAGATTTAACTCAGGAGGAATTATATAAAAAAGTTGAAGAATATAATATTCTTCCTAAAACTTCTGCCCCCTCGCCTCAAGAATTTATAGAGGCTTTTAGACCCTATATAGAAAAGGGCTATGACATAATTTACATAGGTCTTTCATCAAAAATGTCAGCTACAATACAAAATGCTTTAATTGCTAAAAGTGAATTCCCCAGTGCTAATATTGAAGTTGTAGATTCATATAATTTATCTTCAGGAATAGGACTTTTAGTTATGAAAGCTTGCGATTTCCGTGAACAGGGTTTAAACCTACAGGAAATAGCGAAAGAGTTAAGAAAGTTAGTTCCTAAGGTCAGGTCCTCTTTTATTATTGATACATTAGATTACCTTCATAAAGGAGGAAGATGCTCTTCTGTTGCAAATTTTGTCGGCGGAATATTAAAAATCAAACCAGTTGTCGCCGTAGCCGATGGTGAAATGTTCTTAAGCCATAAAATTAGAGGAAAAAGAAAAAAAGTTATAGATACAATGCTAAAAGAATCATTAAAAAATAAAAATAAGATGGATGAAAAAAGAGTGTTTATTACCCATTCTCAAGGTGGAGATGCTGTAAATTACTTAAAAGAGGAATTAGAGAGAAGCATTAATGTGGAAAATATCCATATAACTGATGCAGGTTGTGTAATATCTAGTCACTGTGGCCCTGGCACTGTAGGTATATTGTATATAGAGAAATAA
- a CDS encoding dihydroorotate dehydrogenase electron transfer subunit, whose amino-acid sequence MQLNYKKGEVLLNEEIAKKIFKIKVKGNFNGNPGQFYMLRAWDREPFLSRPLSIYNLSNKYIEFLYEVKGRGTKIFSNLKSGDFLYLLGPLGNGFNLDIHGRVGIIAGGIGIAPMIYLANKLGKQVDFYAGFREEPYSIEEIKYKVNKLYIATENGCVDHKGYVVDMLNVEKYSQILACGPTPMLKKIVSICEENHVPAYISMENIMGCGIGSCLGCTIETVNGMKKVCKDGPIFPGEEIVFND is encoded by the coding sequence ATGCAGCTAAACTATAAAAAGGGGGAAGTCCTTTTAAATGAAGAAATAGCAAAAAAAATATTTAAAATTAAAGTAAAGGGAAATTTTAATGGAAATCCAGGTCAATTTTATATGCTGAGGGCTTGGGATAGAGAGCCTTTTCTTTCAAGGCCTTTAAGTATTTACAATTTATCTAATAAATATATAGAATTTTTATATGAAGTAAAGGGAAGAGGTACGAAAATTTTTTCTAATTTAAAATCTGGAGATTTTTTATATTTACTTGGTCCTTTAGGTAATGGATTTAATTTAGATATTCATGGAAGAGTTGGTATAATTGCTGGAGGAATAGGTATAGCTCCTATGATATATTTGGCAAATAAACTTGGAAAACAAGTAGATTTTTATGCAGGATTTAGAGAAGAGCCTTATTCTATAGAGGAAATAAAATATAAAGTTAATAAATTATATATAGCTACTGAAAATGGATGTGTCGATCACAAGGGCTATGTAGTGGATATGTTAAATGTAGAAAAATATTCTCAAATTTTAGCCTGTGGTCCAACTCCTATGCTTAAAAAAATTGTTTCAATTTGTGAAGAAAATCATGTTCCAGCATATATATCTATGGAAAATATAATGGGCTGTGGAATAGGAAGTTGCCTGGGATGTACTATTGAAACAGTAAATGGTATGAAAAAAGTATGTAAAGATGGTCCGATTTTCCCAGGAGAGGAGATAGTTTTTAATGATTAA